The following proteins are encoded in a genomic region of uncultured Vibrio sp.:
- a CDS encoding RNA methyltransferase, with protein sequence MISKNQLKLLRALGQKKQRKAHGLFLVQGEKNVLELVNSSLTVKQIFATAEFLEQHRQELGHFDCIEASLDDLTKASTLVSNNAAIAVVEIPSAKVPQAKGLMIALDGVSDPGNLGTIIRVADWYGIKHIIASSDCADPYNPKTISATMGSFGRVQVSLVDLPSYLEQANLPVYGAFLEGESVHKTDFSAEGILLMGSESHGVREEASKFVTDKITIPAFGGAESLNVAMATGIILDNMRRQRS encoded by the coding sequence ATGATTTCAAAAAACCAATTAAAACTGCTTCGTGCTTTGGGTCAAAAGAAGCAGCGTAAAGCACACGGCTTATTTCTGGTTCAGGGTGAAAAAAACGTACTAGAGTTGGTCAATAGTTCACTAACAGTAAAACAGATATTTGCGACGGCAGAGTTTCTTGAACAGCACCGCCAAGAGCTTGGTCACTTTGACTGCATCGAAGCATCACTGGACGACCTGACCAAAGCAAGCACATTGGTAAGCAACAACGCAGCAATTGCGGTCGTGGAAATCCCTAGTGCAAAAGTACCTCAGGCGAAAGGCTTGATGATTGCGCTGGACGGTGTGTCTGACCCGGGTAACTTAGGCACCATCATTCGCGTAGCGGATTGGTATGGCATTAAGCACATTATTGCGAGTTCGGACTGTGCGGATCCGTACAATCCTAAAACCATCAGTGCGACGATGGGCAGCTTTGGCCGAGTTCAGGTGAGCCTTGTTGACCTGCCAAGCTACCTAGAGCAAGCAAACTTGCCAGTCTACGGTGCGTTTTTGGAAGGGGAGAGTGTGCATAAGACGGATTTTTCTGCTGAAGGTATCTTACTGATGGGCAGTGAATCACACGGTGTGCGTGAAGAAGCCTCGAAATTCGTCACCGACAAAATCACCATTCCAGCTTTTGGAGGCGCGGAATCGTTGAACGTAGCCATGGCGACAGGCATTATTTTGGACAATATGCGTCGTCAACGTAGCTGA
- a CDS encoding gamma-glutamyl-gamma-aminobutyrate hydrolase family protein produces MKIGIITCGYVEPPLSDGYGQYADMIESAFASVNDTMTFKNYDAIKGELPGFDECHGFIITGSVHNAYDDLPWILALADWIRSCEARKKPLVGICFGHQLIARALGGVVEKSHKGWGLGSYEVKVVALKKWMNLAIDRARMLVSHQDQVVVVPKQMRVIAGNEFCPNFMLVKDNHILTVQGHPEFSSEFTEELVRKRQHLLSELQYEDAFVQLKKPNDSALFLHWVDAFFTRDQQRICSEAMQKVGQ; encoded by the coding sequence ATGAAAATTGGGATAATAACGTGCGGATATGTAGAACCACCTTTGTCGGATGGCTATGGTCAATATGCTGATATGATTGAAAGCGCCTTCGCTAGTGTAAATGATACGATGACATTCAAAAATTACGATGCAATTAAAGGTGAGTTACCAGGTTTTGATGAGTGCCATGGTTTTATTATTACTGGTAGCGTACACAATGCTTATGATGATTTACCATGGATTCTCGCATTAGCAGATTGGATCCGTAGCTGTGAAGCAAGAAAAAAACCACTGGTCGGGATCTGCTTTGGGCATCAGTTAATTGCCAGAGCACTTGGTGGTGTAGTCGAAAAGTCTCACAAAGGTTGGGGGTTAGGCAGTTACGAGGTAAAAGTTGTCGCACTCAAAAAATGGATGAATCTTGCCATTGACCGTGCACGTATGCTGGTGAGCCACCAAGATCAGGTGGTGGTGGTACCAAAACAGATGCGTGTGATAGCAGGTAACGAATTTTGTCCTAACTTTATGCTGGTGAAGGACAATCATATTTTAACCGTACAAGGCCATCCCGAGTTCAGCTCCGAGTTTACAGAAGAGTTGGTCAGGAAGCGGCAACATCTGTTGTCTGAACTTCAGTATGAGGATGCGTTTGTTCAGTTGAAGAAGCCCAACGATTCCGCTCTGTTTTTGCATTGGGTTGACGCTTTCTTCACTCGTGATCAGCAAAGAATCTGTTCAGAGGCAATGCAAAAAGTTGGGCAATAA
- a CDS encoding ABC transporter permease subunit yields MNDIPVYNNKWKWMVLGLGFAFLYLPILILIIYSFNENRLVTVWSGFSFKWYSELFDDDLLMGGVKLSLLIGFLSASAAVVLGTIAAFVLNRFGKFRGETGFAFMITAPLVMPEVITGLSLLLLFIAMGQVFDLFNQRGMMTIWIAHVTFCTAYVTVVVSSRLQEVDRSIEEAAMDLGAPPWKVFLQITLPTIAPAIVAGWLLAFTLSLDDLVIASFVSGPSATTLPMVVFSSVRLGVSPKINALATLIILAVACATFIAWWVLAKAEKRRLQEVKMSQQ; encoded by the coding sequence ATGAACGATATTCCAGTTTACAACAACAAATGGAAGTGGATGGTTTTAGGGCTAGGTTTTGCTTTCCTCTATTTACCCATTCTGATTTTGATTATTTATTCTTTTAATGAAAACCGCTTAGTGACGGTTTGGTCTGGGTTTTCTTTTAAGTGGTATTCAGAGTTATTTGACGATGACTTATTAATGGGCGGGGTAAAGCTGAGCTTGTTAATTGGTTTTCTCTCTGCCAGCGCCGCTGTGGTGCTGGGTACTATCGCGGCGTTTGTCCTCAATCGCTTCGGAAAATTTAGAGGTGAAACCGGATTCGCGTTTATGATCACGGCGCCCTTGGTGATGCCAGAAGTGATCACAGGCCTGTCTTTACTGCTGCTCTTTATTGCGATGGGGCAAGTGTTTGATTTATTTAATCAACGCGGAATGATGACTATCTGGATTGCACATGTTACGTTTTGCACCGCATACGTTACGGTGGTAGTGAGTTCCAGATTACAAGAGGTCGATCGCTCAATCGAAGAGGCGGCAATGGATCTGGGGGCTCCTCCATGGAAGGTCTTTTTGCAAATTACCTTACCAACGATTGCTCCTGCTATTGTGGCAGGTTGGTTGTTGGCGTTCACGTTATCACTTGATGATTTGGTGATTGCGAGTTTTGTATCTGGTCCGAGTGCTACAACGTTACCAATGGTGGTATTCTCCAGCGTAAGACTAGGCGTGAGTCCTAAAATTAATGCCCTCGCAACGTTGATTATTTTGGCGGTAGCCTGTGCAACCTTTATTGCATGGTGGGTACTCGCCAAAGCGGAAAAACGGCGATTGCAAGAGGTGAAGATGAGCCAGCAGTAA
- the fdxA gene encoding ferredoxin FdxA yields MAFVVTDNCIQCKYTDCVAVCPADAFHEGPNFMVINPIECIDCGLCVDECDAHAIFQEDEVPQDQQIYTALNAELAEIWPVQTEVKPAMEEAEKWNGVPNKLDMLEK; encoded by the coding sequence ATGGCATTTGTCGTAACCGATAACTGTATCCAATGTAAATACACTGACTGTGTCGCAGTGTGCCCGGCTGATGCCTTTCACGAAGGGCCAAACTTCATGGTAATCAACCCAATAGAGTGTATCGACTGCGGCTTGTGTGTTGACGAGTGTGACGCTCATGCAATTTTTCAGGAAGATGAAGTCCCACAAGATCAACAAATCTATACCGCATTAAATGCCGAACTTGCTGAAATTTGGCCAGTGCAAACTGAGGTAAAACCAGCAATGGAAGAAGCCGAGAAATGGAACGGCGTGCCAAACAAGTTAGATATGTTGGAAAAATAA
- the udp gene encoding uridine phosphorylase: MSQAVFHLGVTEADLNGATLAIIPGDPARVQKIAEQMENPVFLASQREYTLYRAELDGKPVVVCSTGIGGPSTSIAVEELAQLGVRTFLRVGTTGAIQPNVNVGDMIVTTGSVRLDGASLHFAPMEFPAVADFDVATAMKAAVEESGATVHMGVTASSDTFYPGQERYDTFTGRVVKRFQGSMKEWQDMGVLNFEMESATLLTMCASSGLKAGCVAGVIINRTQKEIPDHSTLKETEARSIKVVVEAARKML; encoded by the coding sequence ATGTCTCAAGCTGTATTCCATCTAGGTGTTACTGAAGCTGATCTTAATGGTGCGACTCTAGCCATTATTCCTGGTGATCCAGCCCGCGTTCAAAAAATCGCAGAGCAAATGGAGAACCCAGTATTTCTTGCCAGTCAACGTGAATACACGCTATACCGTGCAGAGTTGGACGGTAAGCCTGTTGTGGTTTGTTCAACTGGTATTGGTGGTCCATCGACGTCTATTGCGGTTGAAGAGTTAGCTCAGCTTGGCGTACGTACTTTCCTACGCGTTGGTACCACTGGTGCTATCCAACCAAACGTAAACGTAGGTGACATGATCGTTACGACTGGCTCTGTTCGTCTGGATGGTGCGAGCCTGCACTTTGCACCAATGGAGTTCCCAGCTGTTGCTGACTTTGATGTTGCGACAGCGATGAAAGCTGCTGTGGAAGAGTCTGGTGCCACTGTACATATGGGTGTAACAGCATCAAGTGACACTTTCTACCCAGGCCAAGAGCGCTACGATACGTTCACTGGCCGTGTGGTTAAGCGTTTCCAAGGCTCAATGAAAGAGTGGCAAGACATGGGCGTTCTGAACTTTGAAATGGAGTCAGCGACACTGCTAACCATGTGTGCGAGTTCTGGCCTTAAAGCTGGTTGTGTTGCGGGTGTTATTATCAACCGTACGCAGAAAGAGATCCCTGATCATTCAACGCTGAAAGAAACAGAAGCTCGCTCTATCAAAGTTGTCGTCGAAGCAGCGCGCAAAATGCTTTAA
- a CDS encoding cupin domain-containing protein, with amino-acid sequence MDVGKQLKTIRTMRGLSQRELAKRSGVTNSMISQIEQNLVNPSVGSLKKILEAIPISMGEFFTLDVESKDDIFFSPEQMTDLGDGKISLMLVGAKREGRKLAILHEVYPPGADTGTDFMQHEGEEGGVVIRGEIEITVGSRTQVLKAGDSYYFETRKPHRFRNKGKVECELISASTPPTF; translated from the coding sequence ATGGATGTAGGCAAGCAACTTAAAACGATCCGAACCATGCGTGGTTTATCGCAAAGAGAACTTGCAAAGAGAAGCGGCGTGACGAACTCCATGATCTCTCAAATTGAACAGAACCTGGTTAACCCTTCTGTTGGGTCCCTAAAGAAAATACTGGAAGCGATTCCTATTTCAATGGGCGAGTTTTTCACCTTAGACGTAGAATCTAAGGACGATATCTTTTTTAGTCCGGAACAGATGACGGATTTGGGGGATGGGAAAATTAGCCTGATGTTAGTTGGGGCGAAACGAGAAGGTCGTAAACTTGCCATACTGCATGAGGTCTACCCGCCGGGTGCTGATACCGGCACTGACTTCATGCAACACGAAGGTGAAGAAGGCGGCGTGGTGATTCGCGGAGAAATAGAGATCACGGTCGGTAGCCGGACACAGGTCCTGAAAGCCGGAGATTCTTACTACTTTGAGACGCGTAAACCACATCGATTTCGCAATAAGGGAAAAGTGGAGTGTGAGCTGATAAGCGCTTCGACACCGCCAACGTTTTAG
- a CDS encoding zinc/cadmium/mercury/lead-transporting ATPase: MCTKHQGCQSSKIKSAVPQGRNDTCCVPTKPTLNISQASVDTAESSCCGGGGCSSSEPLEEEAPERTSISSIRSSWLVSDMDCPSCALKLEKAITSLEGVNNAKVLFATEKLVVEFNDHSLTPVIEQTARQTGFPLASLNKPSKKNQIKGWRAVIADNVQILLIAGAMLVAAVVANVNPQVSSWIFTLTCLLGLFPIARKAVKLAQGGTPFAIETLMSVAALGALYLGETAEAAMVLLLFLIGEKLEAYASSRARSGIQALMDLVPENAVLVDEGVRKEVPASQLQPGDVIEVAPGGRLSADGVLMNSLASFDESALTGESIPVEYEEGGKIMAGAVVVDKVVQVQVTSRQGDNAIDRILHLIEEAESRKAPFERFLDKFSRWYTPFMMLVSLVVVIAPPLLFSQPWDTWIYRGLALLLIACPCALVISTPAAITSGLAAAARRGALIKGGAALELLGKVESVAFDKTGTLTEGKPQVTDVLTYGVTKEQLMSLTASIEVGSSHPLAVSLVNKVKELGITIPEASDKTAQAGSGVTGIVEGKLVRAIAPSKVKFALSQPQQEQVSDLEASGKTVVIIRLEEQVIGLIAWQDTLREDAQRTVAALQRLGISSVMLTGDNPRSAEAMANQIGLDYQASLLPADKVHYVELLSEQHTVAMLGDGINDAPAMKASSIGIAMGGGTDVALETADAALTHNRLSELPAMIELSRATMNNIRQNVTLALGLKSIFLVTSLFGITGLWVAVLADSGATALVTLNALRLLRFKSKHR; the protein is encoded by the coding sequence ATGTGTACAAAACATCAAGGTTGCCAATCAAGCAAAATAAAATCGGCGGTGCCTCAAGGGCGGAACGATACCTGTTGTGTGCCTACCAAACCGACTCTTAATATTTCACAAGCGAGTGTTGATACGGCTGAAAGCTCATGCTGCGGCGGTGGTGGTTGCAGTTCATCGGAGCCACTTGAAGAGGAAGCCCCCGAAAGAACATCCATTTCTTCCATCCGTAGTAGCTGGCTGGTTTCCGACATGGACTGCCCGTCATGTGCACTAAAACTTGAAAAAGCTATTACCAGTTTAGAGGGTGTGAACAATGCAAAAGTGTTGTTTGCTACAGAAAAATTGGTAGTGGAATTTAATGACCATTCGCTGACACCTGTTATTGAACAAACCGCTCGTCAGACTGGATTCCCTCTTGCGTCACTGAATAAACCAAGCAAGAAAAATCAAATTAAAGGTTGGCGCGCCGTTATTGCAGACAATGTGCAAATCTTATTGATCGCGGGAGCGATGTTAGTCGCTGCTGTTGTTGCCAATGTGAACCCTCAAGTGAGCTCATGGATATTCACTCTAACCTGCCTATTGGGGCTATTTCCCATTGCTCGCAAAGCGGTGAAATTAGCCCAAGGGGGAACGCCCTTTGCCATTGAAACCCTAATGAGCGTTGCAGCGTTAGGGGCCTTATATTTAGGTGAAACCGCAGAAGCTGCGATGGTGCTATTGCTTTTTCTTATTGGTGAAAAGTTAGAAGCGTATGCATCATCACGTGCTCGAAGTGGTATTCAGGCGCTGATGGATTTGGTTCCTGAAAATGCGGTTTTAGTTGACGAAGGCGTGCGCAAAGAAGTACCAGCCTCTCAACTTCAGCCCGGTGACGTGATTGAAGTAGCACCAGGTGGTCGCTTGTCTGCTGACGGTGTGCTGATGAATTCGCTGGCCAGCTTTGACGAAAGTGCCCTAACAGGAGAATCCATTCCTGTTGAATACGAAGAAGGGGGCAAAATCATGGCAGGTGCCGTGGTTGTCGATAAGGTGGTTCAGGTACAAGTTACCTCTCGACAAGGTGATAATGCGATCGATCGAATTTTACATTTGATTGAAGAAGCGGAATCACGAAAAGCGCCGTTCGAACGTTTCCTCGATAAATTCAGTCGTTGGTATACGCCGTTTATGATGCTGGTGTCGCTGGTCGTTGTCATTGCTCCGCCTCTGTTGTTTTCCCAACCTTGGGATACATGGATTTACCGTGGTTTAGCACTCTTGCTTATTGCTTGTCCTTGTGCTTTGGTGATCTCCACACCTGCTGCTATTACCTCGGGTTTAGCGGCGGCAGCACGTCGTGGTGCGTTAATCAAAGGCGGGGCAGCGTTAGAGTTGCTGGGCAAAGTAGAGTCGGTCGCTTTTGATAAAACCGGTACGCTGACCGAGGGTAAACCCCAAGTGACCGATGTACTGACATATGGCGTGACGAAAGAGCAGTTAATGAGCCTTACCGCGTCGATTGAAGTGGGGTCGAGCCACCCATTAGCCGTATCGTTGGTTAATAAGGTCAAAGAGTTGGGTATCACAATACCAGAAGCAAGCGACAAGACAGCACAAGCTGGCTCGGGTGTAACGGGTATCGTGGAAGGTAAGTTAGTGCGGGCTATAGCACCTTCAAAAGTGAAGTTTGCGCTTTCTCAACCGCAGCAAGAACAGGTTTCTGATCTGGAAGCATCCGGGAAAACGGTGGTCATTATTCGCTTAGAGGAACAGGTAATCGGTTTGATTGCGTGGCAGGATACGTTACGTGAGGATGCACAGCGTACGGTGGCAGCCCTCCAAAGGTTAGGTATTTCTTCCGTGATGCTAACGGGTGATAACCCTCGTAGCGCGGAAGCGATGGCAAACCAAATCGGGTTAGATTATCAAGCCAGTTTACTGCCAGCTGATAAAGTCCATTACGTTGAACTGCTTTCTGAGCAACATACCGTTGCGATGCTGGGGGATGGGATTAATGATGCGCCAGCGATGAAGGCATCTAGTATTGGTATTGCGATGGGAGGCGGGACAGACGTGGCGCTTGAAACGGCAGATGCAGCGCTAACTCATAATCGCCTGTCAGAGCTACCAGCAATGATTGAACTGTCACGTGCAACAATGAATAATATTCGTCAAAATGTCACGTTAGCGCTTGGTCTTAAGAGTATTTTTCTTGTGACCAGCCTTTTCGGTATAACCGGCCTTTGGGTCGCGGTGCTGGCGGACAGCGGGGCGACGGCATTGGTGACACTGAATGCCCTGCGACTGTTACGTTTTAAGTCAAAACACAGGTAG
- a CDS encoding NAD(P)/FAD-dependent oxidoreductase, with protein sequence MIRINEIRLPLDHEEGALLDAITKKLGIPAEKVISFNVFRRGYDARKKTNIQLIYTLDIIVEGDETALLEKFTKDPHVRQTPDMEYKFVAKAPENLKERPVVIGFGPCGLFAGLVLAQMGFNPIIVERGKEVRERTKDTFGFWRKRALNTESNVQFGEGGAGTFSDGKLYSQVKDPNFYGRKVITEFVAAGAPEEILYVSKPHIGTFKLVTMIEKMRAKIIELGGEIRFSTRVDDLHIEEGQITGVTLSNGEEIKSRHIVLAVGHSARDTFEMLHDRGVYMEAKPFSVGFRIEHKQSMIDEARFGPSAGHPILGAADYKLVHHCKNGRTVYSFCMCPGGTVVAATSEEGRVVTNGMSQYSRSERNANSAIVVGISPEVDYPGDPLAGIRLQRELESGAYKLGGETYDAPAQKIGDFLKGRDPSELGDVEPSFTPGIKLTDLSKALPPFAIEAIREAIPAFDRKIKGFASDDGLLTGVETRTSSPVCIKRGKDFQSINLKGFYPSGEGAGYAGGILSAGIDGIKVAEAVARDIVAAMKNA encoded by the coding sequence ATGATTCGTATTAATGAAATTAGACTTCCTCTGGATCATGAGGAAGGCGCGCTATTAGACGCGATCACTAAAAAACTTGGCATTCCTGCTGAGAAAGTTATCTCTTTTAACGTCTTTAGACGCGGCTACGATGCTCGTAAGAAAACCAATATTCAGCTTATCTACACGCTAGACATCATTGTTGAAGGTGATGAAACAGCACTGTTAGAGAAGTTTACGAAAGACCCACATGTTCGCCAAACTCCGGATATGGAGTATAAGTTTGTCGCGAAAGCACCTGAAAACCTAAAAGAGCGCCCTGTGGTTATTGGCTTTGGCCCTTGTGGTCTTTTTGCGGGTCTGGTTTTGGCTCAAATGGGCTTTAACCCAATCATTGTTGAGCGTGGTAAGGAAGTTCGTGAGCGTACTAAAGACACGTTTGGTTTTTGGCGTAAGCGCGCTCTAAACACCGAATCAAACGTGCAGTTTGGTGAGGGCGGCGCTGGTACGTTCTCTGACGGCAAACTGTACAGTCAGGTAAAAGATCCAAACTTCTACGGTCGTAAAGTGATCACTGAATTTGTCGCAGCGGGTGCACCGGAAGAAATTCTGTACGTAAGTAAACCACACATCGGTACTTTTAAACTGGTTACGATGATCGAAAAAATGCGTGCGAAAATCATCGAATTGGGTGGTGAGATTCGCTTTAGTACTCGTGTTGATGATCTTCATATAGAAGAGGGTCAGATTACGGGGGTAACGCTGTCTAATGGTGAAGAAATCAAGTCTCGCCACATCGTTCTCGCGGTCGGCCATAGTGCTCGTGATACTTTTGAAATGTTGCATGATCGCGGCGTTTACATGGAAGCAAAACCATTCTCGGTCGGTTTCCGTATTGAACACAAACAATCGATGATCGACGAAGCGCGCTTTGGTCCAAGTGCCGGTCACCCGATTCTTGGTGCGGCAGATTACAAACTGGTTCACCACTGTAAGAATGGTCGTACTGTTTACAGCTTCTGTATGTGTCCGGGCGGCACTGTGGTTGCGGCTACGTCAGAAGAAGGCCGCGTAGTAACCAACGGTATGAGCCAATACTCTCGTTCAGAGCGTAACGCAAACAGTGCGATTGTAGTGGGTATCTCTCCTGAGGTGGATTACCCGGGTGATCCGCTCGCAGGTATTCGTTTGCAGCGTGAGTTGGAATCTGGCGCTTATAAGCTAGGTGGTGAGACATACGACGCACCAGCGCAGAAGATTGGTGATTTCCTTAAAGGTCGCGATCCTAGTGAGTTGGGTGATGTGGAACCATCATTTACACCGGGCATTAAGCTAACTGACTTGTCGAAAGCACTACCACCGTTCGCAATTGAAGCGATTCGTGAAGCAATTCCAGCCTTTGATCGTAAGATCAAAGGATTTGCTTCAGACGATGGCTTGTTGACGGGGGTAGAAACGCGTACGTCTTCACCGGTATGTATTAAACGTGGTAAAGACTTCCAGAGCATTAACTTGAAAGGTTTCTACCCATCGGGTGAAGGTGCTGGTTACGCGGGCGGTATACTGTCAGCGGGTATCGATGGTATCAAAGTCGCGGAAGCAGTGGCGCGTGATATTGTTGCAGCGATGAAAAACGCCTAA
- a CDS encoding CBS domain-containing protein has product MRSLKVKDYMTLQAVTFTKDMSLTAALNKVLKSVTLGGPVIDENKKVVGFLSEQDLLDKLVKASYHCQDTHTVQECMHQDVLSVSPEMSIIELADMMKVGKPKVYPVVDDKGKLVGIITRSDVLRALGVTLNECFMHPV; this is encoded by the coding sequence ATGCGATCATTAAAAGTAAAAGATTACATGACGTTGCAAGCAGTGACTTTCACCAAAGACATGTCACTTACGGCTGCTTTGAACAAGGTATTAAAAAGCGTCACGCTCGGTGGTCCCGTTATCGATGAAAATAAAAAGGTGGTGGGATTCTTATCTGAACAGGATTTATTGGATAAGTTGGTGAAAGCCAGTTACCACTGCCAGGATACACACACGGTTCAAGAGTGCATGCATCAGGACGTACTTTCTGTTTCGCCAGAAATGTCGATCATTGAATTGGCGGATATGATGAAAGTCGGTAAGCCGAAGGTATACCCGGTCGTTGATGATAAGGGCAAGCTGGTTGGTATTATTACCAGAAGTGATGTTTTGAGGGCGTTGGGTGTGACTCTAAACGAGTGCTTCATGCATCCGGTATAA
- a CDS encoding aldehyde dehydrogenase yields the protein MDTTNWHDKAAELRFNTQAFINGKLTNALNNDTFEIINPATGKHLAHVARCREEDVDIAVAAARAAFHSRVWAGLPPAQRKTVLLNYAKLIEQHQEQFAILESLDMGKPISDAMGYDAPATARSIQWNAEAIDKIYDEVAPVTEEALALVTREPLGVVAAIVPWNFPTVMAAWKIGPALATGNSVIIKPSEKSPLTAILLAELASQAGIPDGVLQVLPGFGHEAGQALALHQDVDCITFTGSTAVGKKLLTFAGESNLKRAFMECGGKSPHIVHYDVKNIEKAAATAASAICYNQGEVCTAGSRLLVHSSIKDQFINLLLKNMDKWQPGEPLNDSSRVGAIVDKAQYERVLDYIEVGKQEGATLLFGGQKVLEHTGGYYIQPAVFADVTPDMRIFREEIFGPVLCVTTFDTIEEAIELANDSEYGLAAGVWTSDISTAVKCSRSLRAGTVFVNNWDGGDMTMPFGGYKQSGNGRDKSLHALDKYTEIKSTWIELD from the coding sequence ATGGATACGACAAACTGGCATGATAAAGCCGCTGAGTTAAGGTTTAACACACAAGCCTTCATCAACGGAAAACTCACTAACGCTCTCAACAATGATACCTTCGAGATTATTAACCCTGCGACGGGCAAACATCTCGCTCACGTGGCACGTTGCCGTGAGGAAGATGTCGATATTGCTGTTGCTGCAGCCCGTGCTGCCTTTCATTCTCGGGTCTGGGCAGGATTACCGCCCGCACAGCGCAAAACCGTCTTACTCAACTACGCCAAGCTTATCGAACAACACCAAGAACAGTTCGCTATTTTGGAGTCTTTAGATATGGGGAAACCCATTTCTGATGCTATGGGATATGATGCGCCAGCCACCGCTCGCAGCATACAATGGAACGCAGAAGCGATCGATAAGATTTACGATGAAGTCGCTCCCGTGACCGAAGAAGCGCTCGCACTGGTTACAAGAGAACCTTTAGGCGTTGTAGCCGCCATTGTTCCTTGGAACTTCCCAACCGTCATGGCAGCTTGGAAAATAGGCCCGGCACTCGCCACTGGTAACTCAGTCATCATCAAACCTTCGGAAAAGTCGCCACTTACCGCTATATTACTCGCTGAGTTGGCATCTCAAGCCGGGATTCCTGATGGTGTGTTACAAGTTCTCCCAGGGTTTGGACACGAAGCCGGGCAAGCGTTAGCCCTTCACCAAGATGTCGACTGTATTACCTTTACTGGTTCAACGGCTGTTGGTAAGAAGTTACTGACCTTTGCCGGTGAATCCAACCTTAAGCGTGCGTTTATGGAATGTGGTGGCAAAAGCCCTCATATTGTCCATTACGATGTCAAAAACATTGAAAAAGCAGCCGCCACTGCGGCAAGCGCCATTTGCTACAACCAAGGGGAGGTTTGTACCGCAGGCTCTCGTCTCTTGGTTCACTCGTCCATCAAAGATCAATTCATCAACTTACTCTTGAAGAACATGGACAAATGGCAACCTGGCGAGCCTCTCAACGACAGCTCTCGTGTGGGCGCCATTGTCGATAAGGCTCAGTATGAACGCGTACTTGATTATATTGAGGTAGGCAAACAAGAAGGTGCGACGCTGCTATTTGGTGGCCAAAAGGTTCTTGAACACACAGGCGGCTACTATATCCAACCAGCTGTCTTCGCCGACGTTACCCCTGACATGCGCATATTCAGAGAAGAGATATTCGGCCCTGTGCTTTGTGTGACGACATTCGACACGATTGAAGAAGCGATCGAGCTTGCTAACGATAGTGAATATGGCCTTGCTGCTGGTGTTTGGACTTCCGATATTTCAACCGCAGTAAAATGCTCACGTAGTCTGAGAGCAGGTACCGTATTTGTGAACAACTGGGATGGTGGGGACATGACAATGCCGTTTGGCGGATACAAGCAAAGTGGCAACGGCAGGGATAAGTCTTTACATGCATTAGACAAATACACCGAGATCAAATCTACATGGATAGAACTTGACTAG